A single window of Jiangella alkaliphila DNA harbors:
- a CDS encoding DUF2530 domain-containing protein: protein MAKRRRRSPGEPEVEAAEPDQVQPLDVDGVRTVAVVTVLWAVAFVLLALRMDTLQAEGRGWWVWTCLAGVGLGLLGLEYARKRRDAIEFEREEAEAALAEASSADGEVLTRGEVIARDADDALPAGPVRGERPPRGEPAHDEPLPGEPVRGEGPARGERPRPFDGAPSAGAPSAGGPMAGGPARPQTSPDSVTRPIDTGDNLPPVRPDTTRADATRVDLPPARPGARPDPRSAPRDATAHGRPSWTGEQPIPPSRPAPSAAERPAAGPRPGAGESPSRPATGERPAPRQRPAAAAPRPAPGERPGVAPERPAAPSHPATGERPVPPSSRPAASERPAAPSRPATGERPVPPSSRPATGERPAPAPRPASGASPAAPQRPAAAAPPRPAPADRRPAPPPPERPSRRTPPPSASELFGDAPTRPASSPADDDEPLLDTTFGGRRTVDDTHAADAADAADAADTEGGSGYRGRRARRSDTA from the coding sequence ATGGCGAAGCGTCGGCGGCGGTCCCCAGGGGAGCCCGAGGTCGAGGCGGCCGAGCCCGACCAGGTTCAGCCGCTCGACGTCGACGGCGTTCGCACGGTCGCGGTCGTCACCGTTCTCTGGGCGGTCGCCTTCGTACTGCTCGCCCTGCGCATGGACACCCTGCAGGCCGAAGGGCGCGGCTGGTGGGTCTGGACCTGCCTCGCCGGCGTCGGGCTCGGGCTGCTGGGCCTTGAGTACGCGCGCAAGCGGCGCGACGCCATCGAGTTCGAGCGCGAAGAGGCCGAGGCGGCCCTCGCCGAGGCCTCGTCCGCCGACGGCGAGGTGCTGACCCGCGGCGAGGTCATCGCCCGCGACGCCGACGACGCCCTGCCGGCCGGGCCGGTCCGAGGTGAGCGGCCTCCACGGGGGGAGCCGGCGCACGACGAGCCGCTGCCGGGTGAGCCGGTGCGCGGCGAGGGTCCGGCGCGTGGCGAACGGCCGCGTCCGTTCGACGGTGCGCCGTCGGCCGGTGCGCCGTCGGCCGGTGGGCCGATGGCCGGTGGGCCGGCCCGCCCGCAGACCTCGCCCGACTCCGTCACCCGGCCGATCGACACCGGCGACAACCTGCCGCCCGTCCGCCCCGACACCACCCGCGCCGACGCCACTCGCGTCGACCTGCCGCCGGCCCGGCCCGGTGCGCGTCCCGATCCGCGCTCCGCACCTCGCGACGCCACCGCCCACGGCCGGCCCAGCTGGACCGGCGAGCAGCCCATCCCGCCGTCGCGCCCCGCTCCCTCGGCTGCGGAGCGTCCGGCGGCCGGGCCGCGCCCCGGTGCGGGGGAGAGCCCGTCCCGGCCCGCGACGGGTGAGCGTCCGGCTCCGCGCCAGCGACCCGCGGCCGCCGCGCCGCGACCGGCTCCCGGCGAGCGTCCCGGTGTCGCGCCGGAGCGTCCGGCCGCCCCCTCCCATCCGGCGACCGGTGAGCGTCCGGTGCCGCCGTCCTCGCGTCCGGCCGCGTCCGAGCGCCCGGCTGCCCCGTCCCGTCCGGCAACGGGCGAGCGCCCGGTGCCGCCGTCCTCGCGTCCGGCGACGGGCGAGCGTCCGGCGCCGGCGCCGCGACCCGCCTCGGGGGCGAGCCCGGCCGCTCCGCAGCGCCCTGCTGCTGCCGCCCCGCCCCGTCCTGCTCCCGCCGACCGGCGTCCCGCCCCGCCGCCGCCCGAGCGCCCGTCCCGGCGCACCCCGCCCCCGTCGGCGTCTGAGCTGTTCGGCGACGCGCCCACCCGCCCGGCCTCGTCCCCGGCGGACGACGACGAGCCGCTCCTCGACACCACCTTCGGCGGCCGCCGCACCGTGGACGACACCCACGCCGCCGACGCCGCCGACGCCGCCGACGCCGCCGACACCGAGGGCGGCAGCGGCTACCGCGGTCGCCGGGCTCGGCGCTCCGACACCGCCTGA
- a CDS encoding MFS transporter has protein sequence MFLSNVGTWMQRIAQDWLVLVVLGGGAQAVGITTGLQFLPFLLVAPFGGLLADRFDKRRLLMLTNTFLGLVGLFLGVLTLTGAAQIWHVYVLAFLLGVGSALDNPARQAFVSELVGKDDLTNAVALNSASFNAARLIGPALAGILIGLIGTGWVFILNGASFVSPILALLLLRGAGGRPKRDPERAGTVSQLREGVSYLWSRPDLLMVVAIMFGLGTFGMNFQMTMALMATDVYGKGPSEYGLLGSIMAIGTLSGALIAARRRVPRRRLIVGGSVVFGLLEVTAGLMPSYVLFAISLVPLGIIAMTIMTAANAYVQTTVPQYVRGRVMSLYMMIFMGGTPFGAPLIGFVAGTFGARWSLLGGGILTTAFALAALLVLAPRSGVVVRTRLRPRPGLVVVTTAPAPAPADEPATVRVA, from the coding sequence ATGTTCCTGTCCAACGTCGGCACCTGGATGCAGCGCATCGCGCAGGACTGGCTGGTGCTGGTCGTGCTCGGCGGCGGGGCGCAGGCGGTCGGCATCACGACGGGCCTGCAGTTCCTGCCGTTCCTGCTGGTGGCGCCGTTCGGCGGGCTGCTCGCCGACCGGTTCGACAAGCGCCGGCTGCTCATGCTCACGAACACGTTCCTGGGCCTGGTCGGCCTGTTCCTCGGCGTCCTGACGCTCACCGGGGCGGCGCAGATCTGGCACGTCTACGTGCTCGCGTTCCTGCTCGGCGTCGGCAGCGCGCTGGACAACCCGGCCCGGCAGGCGTTCGTCTCGGAGCTTGTGGGCAAGGACGACCTGACGAACGCGGTCGCGCTCAACAGCGCGTCGTTCAACGCGGCGCGGCTGATCGGACCCGCCCTCGCCGGCATCCTCATCGGGCTGATCGGCACCGGCTGGGTGTTCATCCTCAACGGCGCGTCGTTCGTGTCGCCGATCCTGGCCTTGCTGCTGCTCCGCGGGGCCGGCGGCCGGCCGAAGCGCGACCCCGAGCGCGCGGGCACGGTCTCGCAGCTGCGCGAGGGCGTGTCGTACCTGTGGTCGCGGCCCGACCTGCTGATGGTCGTCGCGATCATGTTCGGGCTCGGCACCTTCGGGATGAACTTCCAGATGACCATGGCGCTGATGGCAACCGACGTCTACGGGAAGGGCCCGAGCGAGTACGGCCTGCTCGGCTCGATCATGGCCATCGGGACGCTGTCCGGCGCGCTCATCGCGGCGCGGCGGCGGGTGCCGCGACGGCGGCTGATCGTCGGCGGCTCGGTGGTGTTCGGCCTGCTCGAGGTGACGGCCGGGCTGATGCCGTCGTATGTGCTGTTCGCGATCTCGCTGGTGCCGCTGGGCATCATCGCCATGACGATCATGACGGCGGCCAACGCCTACGTGCAGACCACGGTGCCGCAGTACGTCCGCGGCCGGGTCATGTCGCTCTACATGATGATCTTCATGGGCGGCACCCCGTTCGGCGCGCCGCTCATCGGCTTCGTCGCTGGGACGTTCGGCGCACGCTGGTCGCTGCTCGGCGGCGGCATCCTGACGACGGCCTTCGCCCTCGCCGCGCTGCTGGTCCTGGCGCCGAGGAGCGGTGTGGTGGTGCGGACGCGGCTGCGGCCGCGGCCTGGGCTGGTCGTCGTCACCACAGCGCCGGCCCCGGCACCGGCGGACGAGCCGGCGACGGTCCGGGTGGCCTGA
- a CDS encoding MarR family winged helix-turn-helix transcriptional regulator has translation MPAAKISQNTAPQSQPARSGPAQPRTQAGLASSLRIAVGRLNRRIRNQREDDSLTLNQLSALGILGRKGPLPVGELAACERIRPPSMTRIVSGLEELGLAVREPDLDDRRVINVRITDAGKARTAADRKRRDAWLTHKLRDLSPDERDRLRAALPVLEKLAGL, from the coding sequence GTGCCAGCCGCGAAGATCTCTCAGAACACCGCGCCCCAGAGCCAACCGGCGCGCTCGGGCCCGGCGCAGCCGCGTACCCAGGCCGGGCTGGCCAGCTCCCTTCGCATCGCCGTCGGCCGGCTGAACCGCCGCATCCGCAACCAGCGCGAGGACGACTCTCTGACGCTGAACCAGCTGTCCGCGCTGGGCATCCTCGGGCGCAAGGGCCCGCTGCCGGTGGGCGAGCTGGCCGCGTGCGAGCGCATCCGGCCGCCGTCGATGACCCGCATCGTGTCGGGACTGGAAGAGCTCGGCCTCGCCGTCCGCGAGCCCGACCTCGACGACCGCCGCGTCATCAACGTCCGCATCACCGACGCCGGCAAGGCGCGCACCGCCGCCGACCGCAAGCGCCGCGACGCCTGGCTGACGCACAAGCTGCGCGACCTCAGCCCCGACGAGCGCGATCGGCTGCGCGCGGCGTTGCCCGTGCTCGAGAAGCTGGCCGGCCTGTGA
- a CDS encoding endonuclease/exonuclease/phosphatase family protein — translation MPDLSRRSVLRTGALAAVGAGVAGAAGAAGAASAAGVPPRPAAGTIRVLTWNIYRGGTGVGADNLPLLLDQLVALRPDVYLAVETYGAGDRIARELTRRGGKGRFTGIKITDAAPGSDNLWIFTHLPVVRVHPKPVGGTHIGDFNLGGARVRLPGRRELDAFVLWCNYTNPWDGYLIDENAAAIRAGLTPRHSPADVVHAGRRQTAHVDEVVRRHLPAMTGGDDVPIIIGGDLNTLPAADWSAANAGAPNHFGMAYDLTATKVLTDAGFVDTFRAIEPDVAVEGRTWSPLPTERLITPQRIDMIFAKGAVRVHDAATVDARLAQHGPGTFYSDHAAVWTDVSVA, via the coding sequence ATGCCGGACCTCAGCCGTCGCTCCGTCCTCCGCACCGGAGCCCTCGCCGCCGTCGGGGCGGGTGTCGCGGGAGCCGCTGGTGCGGCCGGTGCGGCCAGTGCGGCCGGGGTGCCGCCACGGCCGGCGGCCGGGACCATTCGGGTCCTGACCTGGAACATCTACCGCGGCGGCACCGGCGTCGGCGCGGACAACCTGCCGCTCCTGCTGGACCAGCTGGTCGCGCTGCGCCCAGACGTCTACCTCGCCGTCGAGACGTACGGCGCCGGCGACCGGATCGCCCGCGAGCTGACCCGGCGGGGCGGCAAGGGCCGGTTCACCGGCATCAAGATCACCGACGCGGCACCCGGCAGTGACAACCTGTGGATCTTCACGCACCTGCCGGTGGTCCGGGTGCACCCGAAGCCGGTCGGCGGGACGCACATCGGCGACTTCAACCTCGGCGGGGCGCGGGTCCGGCTGCCCGGACGGCGGGAGCTGGACGCGTTCGTGCTCTGGTGCAACTACACGAACCCGTGGGACGGCTACCTGATCGACGAGAACGCGGCGGCGATCCGAGCGGGACTGACGCCGCGCCACTCCCCGGCCGACGTCGTCCACGCCGGCCGCCGCCAGACCGCCCACGTCGACGAGGTCGTGCGCCGGCACCTGCCCGCCATGACAGGCGGCGACGACGTCCCGATCATCATCGGCGGCGACCTCAACACGCTGCCTGCCGCGGACTGGTCGGCGGCGAACGCGGGTGCGCCGAACCACTTCGGTATGGCCTACGACCTCACCGCGACCAAGGTCCTCACCGACGCCGGCTTCGTCGACACATTCCGCGCGATCGAGCCGGACGTCGCGGTCGAGGGGCGCACGTGGAGCCCGCTGCCGACGGAGCGGCTGATCACGCCGCAGCGCATCGACATGATCTTCGCCAAGGGCGCCGTCCGCGTCCACGACGCCGCGACTGTCGACGCGCGGCTGGCCCAGCACGGTCCGGGCACGTTCTACTCCGACCACGCCGCCGTCTGGACCGACGTCAGCGTGGCCTGA
- a CDS encoding dienelactone hydrolase family protein, protein MTEIVLFHSVLGLRPGVLRTAERWRAAGHVVHVPDLYGGAVFDDYDEAFEFLGKLGGQTELARRTEAAVDGVRPDVVYAGFSNGVISVVQLVTSRPGARGALAFHGSVPVRAVGAELWPSAVPVQVHEAELDPFRENDANREFAETVAASGASYHYFSYPGVAAHLFADPSLTGEYAPDAAELLHGRALEFIAACEDRGR, encoded by the coding sequence ATGACCGAGATCGTGCTCTTCCACTCCGTCCTCGGGCTCCGGCCCGGGGTGCTGCGAACCGCCGAGCGATGGCGCGCGGCCGGTCACGTCGTCCACGTGCCCGACCTCTACGGCGGTGCGGTGTTCGACGACTACGACGAGGCGTTCGAGTTCCTCGGGAAGCTCGGCGGCCAGACCGAGCTCGCCCGGCGCACCGAGGCGGCGGTCGACGGCGTCCGGCCCGACGTCGTCTACGCGGGGTTCTCCAACGGCGTCATCTCCGTCGTGCAGCTGGTCACGTCGCGGCCGGGCGCCCGCGGGGCGCTGGCGTTCCACGGCTCGGTGCCGGTCCGCGCGGTCGGCGCCGAGCTGTGGCCGTCCGCCGTCCCGGTGCAGGTGCACGAGGCCGAGCTCGACCCGTTCCGCGAAAACGACGCCAACCGCGAGTTCGCCGAGACGGTCGCGGCGTCCGGCGCGTCGTACCACTACTTCTCCTATCCTGGCGTCGCCGCGCACCTGTTCGCCGATCCGTCGCTGACCGGCGAGTACGCCCCTGACGCGGCCGAGCTCCTGCACGGCCGTGCGCTGGAGTTCATCGCGGCATGTGAAGATCGGGGGCGCTGA
- a CDS encoding flagellar basal body-associated FliL family protein: MRLTLPAAAVLVAAATALGPATAAATTTLETTARAEEPASGDYPGAVALAWASEPVYVDETQAGIVSAADANRLADRVDGHSPAVYIAVLPAEALSDQPGDDDDARGAAFLDAVDEAGGPDGVYLVVFGGAATYGADYGVDSSVAEAVGAAVEAHTRSQQVAILDDTLTELGVSGAPEESGGAGWVLPLVIALVVLAAAGGGLLWWHRRRDHDHEGPALYRPSFDVLDDEADSLGERQELAREDVTRLGEELDAADTSVTDPAVAADVQAAMDAYAAAAAAVDGTPDDHVLRAVRSTVEYGRWRLASGHARLAGRPLPARRDECFFDQRHGVSVTDWMYTPPSGRAREVPICAGCRDRLAGAVR, encoded by the coding sequence ATGCGGCTGACTCTCCCGGCGGCCGCTGTGCTCGTGGCCGCCGCGACGGCGCTCGGCCCGGCGACGGCCGCCGCGACGACGACGCTCGAGACGACGGCACGTGCCGAGGAGCCGGCGTCCGGCGACTATCCCGGCGCGGTCGCCCTGGCCTGGGCGTCCGAGCCGGTCTACGTCGACGAGACCCAGGCCGGCATCGTGTCCGCCGCCGACGCCAACCGGCTGGCCGACCGCGTCGACGGCCACTCGCCCGCCGTGTACATCGCGGTCCTCCCGGCGGAAGCGCTGTCCGACCAGCCCGGCGACGATGACGACGCCCGCGGCGCGGCGTTCCTCGACGCCGTCGACGAGGCCGGCGGTCCCGACGGCGTGTACCTCGTCGTGTTCGGCGGCGCGGCCACGTACGGCGCCGACTACGGGGTCGACTCCTCGGTGGCCGAGGCGGTCGGGGCCGCGGTCGAGGCGCACACCCGCTCGCAGCAGGTGGCGATCCTCGACGACACGCTCACCGAGCTCGGGGTGTCCGGCGCGCCCGAGGAATCCGGCGGCGCCGGCTGGGTGCTGCCGCTGGTCATCGCGCTGGTGGTGCTCGCCGCCGCAGGCGGCGGGCTGCTCTGGTGGCACCGCCGACGCGACCACGACCACGAGGGACCGGCGCTCTACCGGCCGTCCTTCGACGTGCTCGACGACGAGGCCGACTCCCTGGGTGAGCGGCAGGAGCTGGCCCGCGAGGACGTCACCCGGCTCGGCGAAGAGCTCGACGCCGCCGACACCAGTGTCACCGACCCCGCCGTCGCGGCCGACGTCCAGGCCGCCATGGACGCCTACGCGGCGGCCGCCGCGGCCGTCGACGGCACGCCCGACGACCACGTGCTGCGCGCGGTGCGCTCGACCGTCGAGTACGGTCGGTGGCGCCTCGCGTCCGGGCACGCGCGACTGGCCGGCCGTCCGCTTCCCGCGCGACGCGACGAGTGCTTCTTCGACCAGCGCCATGGGGTGTCCGTGACCGACTGGATGTACACGCCGCCCAGCGGCCGCGCCCGCGAGGTCCCGATCTGCGCCGGCTGCCGCGACCGACTGGCCGGAGCGGTCCGATGA
- a CDS encoding NCS2 family permease yields the protein MSDTDTTTEPTALHRYFKITERGSTIGREVRGGLVTFFTMAYIIVLNPLIIGTVADVDGTFLGGGDTPDLAAVAATTALVAGVLTIAMGVVANFPLALAAGLGLNAFVAFGLASEMTWADAMGLVVMEGLVILVLVLTGFRQAVFGAVPRQLKTAISVGIGLFIALVGFVNAGFVRSTGNPSPPIGLGDGGSLTTWPVAVFCAGLIAVMVLYALRVRGAILWTIIGTAVLAVVVETIADLGPSVENPGGWNLNAPTWPDQLVDLPDFSLIGDFSLLGSWESVGVVSVLLFVFTLMLADFFDTMGTMVAVGAEGQLLDEDGNPPKTTQILLVDSVAAAAGGAASVSSNTSYIESASGVGEGARTGLASVVTGVCFLLATFLAPVVAIVPNEAAAPALVLVGFLMMGQVREIAWDDVEIAIPAFLTLVLMPFTYSISTGIGAGFLSYVIIKLARGKGREVHPLLWIIAALFVVYFAIAPIEDLLGVR from the coding sequence ATGAGCGACACCGACACCACGACCGAACCCACCGCGCTGCACCGCTATTTCAAGATCACCGAACGCGGCTCGACGATCGGCCGCGAGGTGCGCGGCGGCCTGGTCACGTTCTTCACGATGGCCTACATCATCGTGCTGAACCCGCTGATCATCGGCACGGTCGCCGACGTCGACGGCACCTTCCTGGGCGGCGGCGACACGCCCGACCTCGCCGCCGTCGCCGCGACGACCGCGCTGGTGGCGGGCGTCCTGACGATCGCCATGGGCGTGGTCGCGAACTTCCCTCTGGCGCTGGCGGCGGGCCTCGGGCTCAACGCGTTCGTCGCGTTCGGGCTGGCGTCGGAGATGACGTGGGCCGACGCGATGGGGCTGGTGGTGATGGAGGGCCTGGTGATCCTGGTCCTCGTCCTGACGGGGTTCCGGCAGGCCGTGTTCGGCGCGGTCCCCCGTCAGCTGAAGACCGCGATCAGCGTCGGCATCGGCCTGTTCATCGCGCTGGTCGGCTTCGTCAATGCCGGGTTCGTGCGGTCGACGGGGAATCCGTCGCCGCCGATCGGGTTGGGCGACGGCGGCTCGCTCACGACGTGGCCGGTCGCGGTGTTCTGCGCCGGGCTGATCGCCGTCATGGTGCTGTACGCGCTGAGGGTCCGGGGCGCGATCCTGTGGACGATCATCGGGACGGCCGTGCTGGCGGTCGTCGTCGAGACGATCGCGGACCTCGGCCCGTCAGTGGAGAACCCGGGCGGCTGGAACCTCAACGCGCCGACCTGGCCCGACCAGCTCGTCGACCTGCCGGACTTCTCGCTGATCGGCGACTTCAGCCTGCTCGGCTCGTGGGAGTCGGTCGGCGTGGTGAGCGTGCTGCTGTTCGTGTTCACGCTGATGCTGGCCGACTTCTTCGACACGATGGGGACGATGGTCGCGGTCGGCGCCGAGGGCCAACTGCTCGACGAGGACGGCAACCCGCCGAAGACGACGCAGATCCTGCTGGTCGACTCGGTCGCCGCCGCGGCCGGCGGTGCCGCGTCGGTGTCGAGCAACACGTCCTACATCGAGTCCGCCTCGGGCGTCGGCGAGGGCGCGCGCACCGGCCTGGCCAGCGTGGTGACGGGCGTCTGCTTCCTGCTCGCGACGTTCCTGGCGCCGGTCGTGGCGATCGTGCCGAACGAGGCCGCCGCGCCGGCGCTGGTGCTGGTCGGGTTCCTGATGATGGGCCAGGTCCGCGAGATCGCCTGGGACGACGTCGAGATCGCCATCCCGGCCTTCCTGACGCTGGTGCTGATGCCGTTCACGTACTCGATCAGCACGGGCATCGGCGCCGGGTTCCTGTCGTACGTGATCATCAAGCTGGCCCGCGGCAAGGGTCGCGAGGTGCACCCGCTGCTGTGGATCATCGCCGCGCTGTTCGTGGTCTACTTCGCGATCGCGCCGATCGAGGACCTGCTGGGCGTGCGCTGA